The following proteins come from a genomic window of Fontisubflavum oceani:
- the lepA gene encoding translation elongation factor 4 — MTDLSRIRNFSIVAHIDHGKSTLADRLIQLTGTVAARDMQEQLLDSMDIERERGITIKANTVRIEYPAQDGETYILNLIDTPGHVDFAYEVSRSMQAVEGSLLVVDASQGVEAQTLANVYQAIDADHEIVPVLNKVDLPAAEPDRVRAQIEDVIGIEAHDAVEISAKTGLGIPDVLEAIVTRLPSPNGDRDAPLKAMLVDSYYDPYLGVVVLIRVIDGVIKKGDRIKMMGTGGTYPVDRLGVFRPKMEDIAELGPGEIGFLTASIKQVRDTRVGDTITHERKGAETALPGFKPSQPVVFCGLFPVDSAQFEDLRDAIEKLALNDASFSHEMETSAALGFGFRCGFLGLLHLEVIRDRLEREYDIDLITTAPSVIYHIYMRDGTMRELHNPADMPDLTHVDHLEEPRIKATILVPDEYLGDVLKLCQDRRGIQMDLTYAGTRAMVVYDLPLNEVVFDFYDRLKSVTKGYASFDYQMIGYREDALVKMQVLVNDEPVDALSMMVHRDRAEMRGRAMCEKLKELIPRHMFKIPIQAAIGGKVIARETLSALRKDVTAKCYGGDATRKRKLLDKQKAGKKKMRQFGKVEIPQSAFISALKMDG, encoded by the coding sequence ATGACCGACCTCTCCCGCATCCGCAATTTCTCCATCGTGGCGCATATCGACCACGGCAAATCCACCCTGGCCGACCGGCTGATCCAGCTGACCGGCACCGTGGCCGCGCGGGATATGCAGGAGCAGCTCCTCGACAGCATGGATATCGAGCGTGAGCGCGGGATCACCATCAAGGCCAACACCGTCCGCATCGAATACCCCGCCCAGGATGGCGAGACCTATATCCTCAACCTGATCGATACGCCCGGCCATGTGGATTTCGCCTATGAGGTCTCCCGCTCGATGCAGGCCGTCGAAGGCTCCCTCCTGGTCGTGGACGCCTCCCAAGGCGTCGAGGCACAGACGCTGGCCAATGTCTACCAGGCCATCGATGCCGACCACGAGATCGTGCCGGTCCTCAACAAAGTCGACCTGCCCGCCGCCGAGCCCGACCGGGTCCGCGCGCAAATCGAAGACGTCATCGGCATCGAAGCCCATGACGCCGTCGAAATCTCCGCCAAAACCGGCCTGGGCATCCCCGACGTGCTTGAGGCCATCGTCACCCGCCTCCCCTCCCCCAACGGCGACCGCGACGCCCCGCTCAAAGCCATGCTGGTCGACAGCTATTACGACCCCTATCTCGGCGTCGTCGTCCTGATCCGCGTCATCGACGGGGTGATCAAGAAAGGCGATCGGATCAAAATGATGGGCACCGGCGGCACCTACCCGGTTGACCGACTCGGCGTGTTCCGCCCGAAAATGGAAGACATCGCCGAACTCGGCCCGGGCGAAATCGGCTTCCTCACCGCGTCGATCAAACAGGTCCGCGACACCCGCGTGGGCGACACCATCACCCATGAGCGCAAAGGCGCGGAAACCGCACTCCCCGGCTTCAAACCCTCGCAACCCGTCGTTTTCTGCGGCCTCTTCCCCGTCGACAGCGCGCAATTCGAAGACCTCCGCGACGCGATCGAGAAACTGGCGCTGAACGACGCCTCCTTCTCCCACGAGATGGAAACCTCCGCAGCCCTTGGCTTCGGCTTCCGCTGCGGCTTCCTCGGCCTGCTGCACCTCGAAGTCATCCGCGACCGCCTCGAACGCGAATACGATATCGACCTGATCACCACCGCGCCCTCGGTGATCTACCATATCTATATGCGCGACGGCACCATGCGGGAGCTGCACAACCCCGCCGACATGCCCGACCTGACCCATGTCGACCACCTGGAAGAACCCCGGATCAAAGCCACCATCCTGGTCCCCGATGAATACCTCGGCGATGTCCTGAAACTCTGCCAAGACCGCCGCGGCATCCAGATGGACCTCACCTATGCCGGCACCCGCGCGATGGTGGTCTATGACCTGCCGCTGAACGAGGTGGTGTTCGACTTCTACGACCGGCTGAAATCCGTCACCAAAGGCTATGCCAGCTTCGACTACCAGATGATCGGCTACCGCGAGGACGCGCTGGTCAAAATGCAGGTGCTGGTGAATGACGAACCGGTCGACGCGCTCTCGATGATGGTCCACCGCGACCGCGCCGAGATGCGGGGCCGGGCGATGTGCGAGAAACTGAAAGAGCTGATCCCCCGCCACATGTTCAAAATCCCGATCCAGGCGGCCATCGGCGGCAAAGTCATCGCCCGCG
- a CDS encoding integrase core domain-containing protein, which yields MAAWREDYNHHRPHSSLDGLTSREYHQRSEED from the coding sequence ATGGCGGCATGGCGTGAAGACTACAATCACCATCGCCCACATTCGAGCCTCGACGGGCTCACCTCGCGGGAGTATCACCAACGGTCAGAAGAGGACTAA